CCACATGAGGCATTATCGGCAATAGTGTCTTGAATTTTTATTTTCCAATTATCAATTCTGGAATCAACAATTTCGAAACAAGGCATAACCCATTCCGTTGCGTTAAGAACATCCAATTCACTTACCCCTGGCCCCACCAAGTCGCTTTTCAACACAAATGCGATTTCACCTTCCGCGCGCGGTGCAATCATATTCGAAATATCTGCTTCGGATTCACACAGCATTTGATTAGTAAGAAAGCCAAAATCTGGTTGCGGAACCCCTAACATCTCTTGAACGGCCCGACTGGTAACCCCAATTTTTTTCCCTATGACCCGCTCTCCATCTGATTCACGTTTGCTAAGAAAATGGAGAGATATTTTATACGCATCATCTATACTTAAATCGGGATAGCGGTCGGTTATTGGCTCTATGGCGGCGCCGTCCTTTAAAGCGCCATACAGCTCGTCGCCAATACTCTCAATATAATTTTTAGGCATATCAATAATTCAACTCTAGATTAAACAAACTGCTTTAATACATTTTCCACTATGCTGAGCTGCGACCGCATCATTAATTTTTTCGAACGGAAATTGTTGACACAATTTGTTAAATGGAAACTTATTATCCAAATATAAGTCTACCAATGTCGGAATAAACTCATGAGGATCTGCATCTCCCTCACAAATCCCCTTAACTTTAATCCCCTTTAATATCATCGTTAAAACATCAAAACTTG
The DNA window shown above is from Spongiibacter sp. IMCC21906 and carries:
- a CDS encoding fumarylacetoacetate hydrolase family protein codes for the protein MPKNYIESIGDELYGALKDGAAIEPITDRYPDLSIDDAYKISLHFLSKRESDGERVIGKKIGVTSRAVQEMLGVPQPDFGFLTNQMLCESEADISNMIAPRAEGEIAFVLKSDLVGPGVSELDVLNATEWVMPCFEIVDSRIDNWKIKIQDTIADNASCGLFAVNQDCRIDPRTVDLVNCNMQVYKNGQIISEGRGIEAMGNPLTCVAWLANTLGKYGISLCKGDIILSGSLVPLEPVSVGDQMSLEISDIGSLNLKFVN